Proteins from one Oncorhynchus tshawytscha isolate Ot180627B linkage group LG16, Otsh_v2.0, whole genome shotgun sequence genomic window:
- the LOC112215683 gene encoding CYFIP-related Rac1 interactor B isoform X1 — translation MGNLLKVLTCTDLEQEPNFFLDFENAQPTEAEREVWEKVDLVLKDARGILDELQAYKGAGQEIREAIQNPNDEALQKVAWVAVVPLVGKLKKFYQFSQRLEAALHSLLGALTSETYDNPTQNLEREQALAKQFAEILHFTLRFDELKMTNPAIQNDFSYYRRTLSRMRINNTPTEGEKEVNNELANRISLFYADATPMLKTLSDGTTKFVSENKNLPIENTTDCLSTMASVCKVMLETPEYRSRFTSEETVSFCLRVMVGVIILYDYVHPVGAFSKSSKIDMKGCIKVLRDQPPNSVEGLLNALRYTTKHLNDESTNKTIKSMLQQQ, via the exons ATGGGGAACCTGCTAAAAGTCCTGACTTGCACAGATCTGGAACAGGAGCCCAATTTTTTCCTTGATTTTGAAA ATGCCCAGCCCACAGAAGCAGAACGAGAAGTGTGGGAGAAGGTGGACCTGGTACTGAAGGATGCTAGGGGAATCCTGGACGAACTGCAAGCATACAAGGGAGCGGGTCAAGAGATCAGAGAG GCAATCCAGAACCCCAACGACGAGGCGTTACAGAAGGTAGCGTGGGTGGCCGTGGTCCCCCTGGTGGGGAAACTCAAGAAGTTCTACCAGTTCTCCCAGAGATTAG AGGCGGCGCTGCACAGCCTGCTGGGAGCCCTGACCAGCGAGACGTATGACAACCCCACGCAGAACCTGGAGCGCGAGCAGGCTCTGGCCAAGCAGTTCGCCGAGATCCTGCACTTCACACTGCGCTTCGATGAGCTCAAA ATGACTAACCCTGCCATCCAGAATGACTTCAGCTATTACAGGAGAACTTTGAGCCGCATGCGGATCAACAATACACCG acagagggggagaaagaagtcAACAACGAGCTGGCCAATCGGATATCTCTGTTCTACGCCGATGCCACGCCCATGTTGAAGACGTTAAGCGACGGCACGACAAAGTTTGTCTCAGAG AATAAGAACTTGCCCATCGAGAACACGACAGACTGCTTAAGCACGATGGCGAGTGTGTGCAAAGTCATGTTGGAAACGCC GGAGTACCGTAGCCGCTTCACCAGTGAGGAGACGGTTTCGTTCTGCCTGCGCGTCATGGTTGGCGTCATCATCCTCTATGACTATGTGCATCCTGTCGGAGCCTTCTCCAAGTCTTCCAAGATTGAT ATGAAAGGGTGCATCAAGGTCCTCCGAGATCAACCGCCCAACAGCGTAGAAGGCCTTTTAAACGCTCTCAG GTACACAACCAAGCATTTGAATGACGAATCGACCAACAAGACAATCAAGAGCATGCTGCAGCAGCAGTAG
- the LOC112215683 gene encoding CYFIP-related Rac1 interactor B isoform X2, with the protein MGNLLKVLTCTDLEQEPNFFLDFENAQPTEAEREVWEKVDLVLKDARGILDELQAYKGAGQEIREAIQNPNDEALQKVAWVAVVPLVGKLKKFYQFSQRLEAALHSLLGALTSETYDNPTQNLEREQALAKQFAEILHFTLRFDELKTEGEKEVNNELANRISLFYADATPMLKTLSDGTTKFVSENKNLPIENTTDCLSTMASVCKVMLETPEYRSRFTSEETVSFCLRVMVGVIILYDYVHPVGAFSKSSKIDMKGCIKVLRDQPPNSVEGLLNALRYTTKHLNDESTNKTIKSMLQQQ; encoded by the exons ATGGGGAACCTGCTAAAAGTCCTGACTTGCACAGATCTGGAACAGGAGCCCAATTTTTTCCTTGATTTTGAAA ATGCCCAGCCCACAGAAGCAGAACGAGAAGTGTGGGAGAAGGTGGACCTGGTACTGAAGGATGCTAGGGGAATCCTGGACGAACTGCAAGCATACAAGGGAGCGGGTCAAGAGATCAGAGAG GCAATCCAGAACCCCAACGACGAGGCGTTACAGAAGGTAGCGTGGGTGGCCGTGGTCCCCCTGGTGGGGAAACTCAAGAAGTTCTACCAGTTCTCCCAGAGATTAG AGGCGGCGCTGCACAGCCTGCTGGGAGCCCTGACCAGCGAGACGTATGACAACCCCACGCAGAACCTGGAGCGCGAGCAGGCTCTGGCCAAGCAGTTCGCCGAGATCCTGCACTTCACACTGCGCTTCGATGAGCTCAAA acagagggggagaaagaagtcAACAACGAGCTGGCCAATCGGATATCTCTGTTCTACGCCGATGCCACGCCCATGTTGAAGACGTTAAGCGACGGCACGACAAAGTTTGTCTCAGAG AATAAGAACTTGCCCATCGAGAACACGACAGACTGCTTAAGCACGATGGCGAGTGTGTGCAAAGTCATGTTGGAAACGCC GGAGTACCGTAGCCGCTTCACCAGTGAGGAGACGGTTTCGTTCTGCCTGCGCGTCATGGTTGGCGTCATCATCCTCTATGACTATGTGCATCCTGTCGGAGCCTTCTCCAAGTCTTCCAAGATTGAT ATGAAAGGGTGCATCAAGGTCCTCCGAGATCAACCGCCCAACAGCGTAGAAGGCCTTTTAAACGCTCTCAG GTACACAACCAAGCATTTGAATGACGAATCGACCAACAAGACAATCAAGAGCATGCTGCAGCAGCAGTAG